The DNA segment GTGCTGGCAACGGCGGCTGTGAAAACCGAGGTCGAGCTTTGCGCTCAGGATCAAAATGCTGTCGCGAACTGCATGGCTGGTAGTAACGGTGTATCTGCCAACCAAGGCGCATCCGGCTATATTACCTCTGTTAACACCGCTGCAAACGGTGTGATTACTGCGACTGCTGTCAGCACCGGTGGTCTCGGTGGTGAGACCTATATTCTTACTCCTACCCTGAGCAACGGCCGTGTTACTTGGGCAGTTACTGGTACTTGCGTGACTGCAAATATCTGCAAGTAACTAGATTTAGTGGCTCAGTCTATGAGTCTGAGGAGCAGTTCACGCTTTGCGTGAGCTGCTTTTTTTTGAGGGGGTGAAATGTCTAGTAAGGGGATTTGGTGGGCAGCATGCCTCTTCTGGGTGCTGGTCCTGTCGATACTGTCTTTTTCTTTTATTCATAATCCACTCGTTTTTGATGATGTTTATTTTTTTCTGAATGCCAAACCAGGTGTGCTGCTTCATGGTGGCTTGCTGCCAATTCCCAGGGATATGATTTATCTCAGCTTCACGTGGTGGGGGGATGGCCAGTTGGACATTCCGGTGATGCGCATTGTTAATCTGGGATTGCACCTGGGTGTGGTGTTATCGGTGTTTGCGTTGGTTCGTCAGTTGCTTGGTGATCTTGGCGTGGTTCAGTGCCGGAAAAAGCAGATGTGGGCGGCATTCGCATCGGCTTCGCTGTTTGCCGTCCATCCATTTTCGGCGCTTGCATATGGGTACCTTGTCCAGCGAACGATACTGTGTGCAACGCTTTTTTCCATTCTCAGTCTCCTGGCTTTTTGGCGAGGCCTGGCAGGGAATCGCTTTGAACTATGGGGCAGTGCAGCTTTCTTTGCGATGGCGGTGCTCTCCAAAGAGCATGCTGTAATGATTCCCGCACTGTCTTTTCTGATGCTTTGCTTGTATCTCAGAAGTGGCAAAGCACTCGGGGTTTCAAGTCGGCAGGTTTTTCTTGTGCTGGCGACGCAGGGTTTGATCTCCCTCTATGCCGTAGTTGTTGTGAGGCGGGTGCTTGGCGCGTCGATCGAGATAATGACTGATGAGGTTTTGGGGGGGGCGGATGTATTGCCTGAGTATCTATACCCGCTGAGTGTTCTGAATCAGACGTCGTTATTCTTCAAGTATGTTTTCTTGTGGCTGTTTCCGAATCCTCTATGGGTTTCAATGGATATGCGGGAGACATTTCCTCTCGTCTTTTCATCTTGGTCTCTGTGGGTGGGGGCATTTTTTTACTTATTCTATATTGCTGCTGGGATTTTCTTGCTGTGGCGCGGAGGTAAAGTCGGACTGGTTGGGTTTGCGATGCTGATGCCTGCGTTACTTTTCTTTACTGAGTTTTCCTCGGTTAGATTGCAGGAGACATTTGTCGTCTATAGAAGCTATCTGTGGTGCTCGTTCCTGTTTGTATTGGTAGGGATTTTTCTGAGTGGATTGAAAGCGCGATGGTTTGTCTTCGCTTTTTCATTGTCTTTTTTTGTTTTTTCCCTGCTCTCGTATGATCGTTTGTTTACCTTTTCAAATCCCTATTTTGTTTGGCGGGAAGCTGCTGATCTGTATGAGAGATCTCCTGTTGAGGGTGGAGAAATTAGATTTGGCGGGTATCGAATATATTATAATGTTGGCACGAGTCTCTATAGTCATGGTTTTTCTGTGTCGGCTCTCGATGGTTTTAATAAATCGATAGAGCTTATGCCGAATTATGGATATGCCTACAATAATCGTGGGGCTGCGTTGCTAAGTTTGAACGAGTTGAATGGTGCTCGT comes from the Pseudomonas sp. TCU-HL1 genome and includes:
- a CDS encoding tetratricopeptide repeat protein; its protein translation is MSSKGIWWAACLFWVLVLSILSFSFIHNPLVFDDVYFFLNAKPGVLLHGGLLPIPRDMIYLSFTWWGDGQLDIPVMRIVNLGLHLGVVLSVFALVRQLLGDLGVVQCRKKQMWAAFASASLFAVHPFSALAYGYLVQRTILCATLFSILSLLAFWRGLAGNRFELWGSAAFFAMAVLSKEHAVMIPALSFLMLCLYLRSGKALGVSSRQVFLVLATQGLISLYAVVVVRRVLGASIEIMTDEVLGGADVLPEYLYPLSVLNQTSLFFKYVFLWLFPNPLWVSMDMRETFPLVFSSWSLWVGAFFYLFYIAAGIFLLWRGGKVGLVGFAMLMPALLFFTEFSSVRLQETFVVYRSYLWCSFLFVLVGIFLSGLKARWFVFAFSLSFFVFSLLSYDRLFTFSNPYFVWREAADLYERSPVEGGEIRFGGYRIYYNVGTSLYSHGFSVSALDGFNKSIELMPNYGYAYNNRGAALLSLNELNGARADFEMAISLVPKNSNSYIGLAQALRGLGENAAAEDVLGKGCRMGLQKVCSKQALSLAQ
- a CDS encoding pilin, with translation MKAQKGFTLIELMIVVAIIGILAAIALPAYQQYTKKAKFSEVVLATAAVKTEVELCAQDQNAVANCMAGSNGVSANQGASGYITSVNTAANGVITATAVSTGGLGGETYILTPTLSNGRVTWAVTGTCVTANICK